A window from Setaria italica strain Yugu1 chromosome VIII, Setaria_italica_v2.0, whole genome shotgun sequence encodes these proteins:
- the LOC101770115 gene encoding bidirectional sugar transporter SWEET14: protein MAGLSLQHPLAFAFGLLGNIISFMTYLAPLPTFYRIYKNKSTQGFQSVPYVVALFSAMLWIYYALLKSNECLLITINAAGCVIETLYIAMYLTYAPKKAKLFTAKILLLLNVGVFGLILLLTLLLSAGQNRLVILGWVCVGFSVSVFVAPLSIIRQVVRTRSVEFMPFSLSLSLTVSAVVWFLYGLLIKDKYVALPNVLGFSFGVIQMGLYALYRNATPRVPAKEVADDKEDIIKVPEHVVTIAKLGAPAVELKTHEVRPVESPPMEEEVKPESGMAAAEKEQDKVMNKGGNADQA from the exons ATGGCTGGCCTGTCTCTTCAGCACCCACTGGCTTTCGCCTTTGGCCTCCTCG GTAACATCATCTCCTTCATGACCTACCTGGCCCCACT GCCGACCTTCTACCGGATCTACAAGAACAAGTCGACGCAGGGCTTCCAGTCGGTGCCGTACGTGGTGGCGCTCTTCAGCGCGATGCTATGGATCTACTACGCGCTGCTCAAATCCAACGAGTGCCTGCTCATCACCATCAACGCCGCAGGCTGCGTCATCGAGACCCTCTACATCGCCATGTACCTCACCTACGCTCCCAAGAAAGCAAAG CTGTTCACGGCCAAGATCCTCCTGCTCCTGAACGTGGGGGTGTTCgggctcatcctcctcctcaccctgCTCCTCTCCGCCGGCCAGAACCGCCTCGTCATCCTCGGATGGGTCTGCGTCGGCTTCTCTGTCAGCGTCTTCGTCGCGCCACTCAGCATCATC CGTCAGGTGGTGCGCACGAGGAGCGTGGAGTTCAtgcccttctccctctccctctccctcaccGTCAGCGCCGTCGTCTGGTTCCTCTACGGCCTGCTCATCAAGGACAAATACGTCGCG ctgcccaACGTGCTGGGCTTCAGCTTTGGCGTGATCCAGATGGGTCTCTACGCGCTCTACCGCAACGCGACGCCTAGGGTGCCAGCCAAGGAGGTCGCCGACGACAAGGAGGACATCATCAAGGTGCCCGAGCACGTCGTGACCATCGCCAAGCTTGGCGCACCGGCCGTGGAGCTCAAGACCCACGAGGTGCGCCCCGTGGAGTCTCCTcccatggaggaggaggtgaagccGGAGAGCGGCATGGCTGCAGCCGAGAAGGAGCAGGACAAGGTGATGAACAAAGGTGGCAACGCCGATCAGGCCTAG